In Desertifilum tharense IPPAS B-1220, a genomic segment contains:
- a CDS encoding TauD/TfdA family dioxygenase: protein MTHFSSVIPLEIIPSDRAAGAEIRGVNLLEPLSPNVQEQIVQALANYGAIFFRGQSLNEEQQLTFTRAFGDTMGHPLAKAEHMSFGEGSQSDVYYLKDEPDLTYIGKNKLKGAVMWHTDLQYMPEPQVYSVLYGIEIPSKGGDTLFSNLVAAYEALDESLKQRIEHLQCVNWILRTMPPVVHPLVRIHPVSGRKALYVSPTCSRSIVDMPPGQSKSLLRYLMRHVTLPRFVWRHVWQAGDLLMWDNRHTLHCRTAFDLCERRMMRRTQTAGEPVIPT from the coding sequence ATGACACACTTTTCTTCTGTAATTCCTTTAGAAATTATTCCGTCGGATCGCGCTGCGGGTGCCGAAATTCGGGGAGTAAATTTGCTCGAACCGCTTTCACCAAACGTTCAAGAACAAATTGTTCAAGCCCTGGCGAATTACGGGGCGATTTTTTTTCGCGGTCAATCTTTGAACGAAGAACAACAATTAACCTTTACAAGAGCGTTTGGCGATACGATGGGACATCCTCTGGCTAAGGCCGAACATATGAGTTTTGGGGAGGGTTCTCAATCTGATGTTTATTACCTGAAAGATGAACCCGATTTAACCTATATTGGCAAAAATAAGTTGAAAGGGGCGGTGATGTGGCATACCGACTTGCAATATATGCCAGAACCCCAAGTTTATTCGGTGTTGTATGGGATCGAAATTCCGTCTAAAGGGGGCGATACGCTGTTTTCTAACTTGGTTGCTGCTTATGAGGCGTTAGATGAATCTTTAAAGCAGAGAATTGAACATTTGCAATGCGTGAATTGGATTTTGCGAACGATGCCGCCGGTGGTGCATCCTTTGGTGCGAATTCATCCGGTTTCTGGACGTAAGGCGCTTTATGTCAGTCCGACTTGTTCGCGTTCGATTGTCGATATGCCTCCCGGTCAAAGTAAATCTTTACTGCGGTATTTGATGCGCCATGTCACTCTCCCTCGCTTTGTCTGGCGTCATGTGTGGCAAGCGGGCGATCTGCTGATGTGGGATAATCGCCACACTCTCCATTGTCGAACGGCGTTCGATCTGTGCGAACGCCGAATGATGCGCCGCACCCAAACCGCTGGCGAACCTGTTATTCCTACCTAG
- a CDS encoding SDR family NAD(P)-dependent oxidoreductase, which yields MSGILANQVAIVTGGGTGIGRAIVRRLAQEGAAVAVCGRHRQTLDRCVEELVAENWTAKAYCMDVQNRNEVDTVVGRAAIELGSRESPKIDIVVNNAAVTGYTPISNLVETLWEEIVDTNLNGPMRVTRAALRYMPHGGRMINIASVLGKQGAAGYSAYSASKHGLLGLTRSLALELSSRQITVNAVCPGWVETDRAADILKQIADEAHQSAATVRRGLVKRIPIGRFVQANEVAQLVLYLCQKEAAAVTGQAFSICGGQTSA from the coding sequence ATGTCTGGGATACTTGCAAATCAGGTGGCTATTGTGACGGGTGGCGGCACGGGTATCGGTCGCGCCATTGTCCGACGACTCGCCCAGGAGGGCGCGGCGGTGGCGGTTTGCGGTCGCCATCGGCAGACTTTAGACCGCTGCGTTGAGGAACTGGTTGCCGAAAATTGGACGGCGAAAGCCTATTGTATGGATGTGCAAAACCGCAATGAAGTCGATACTGTGGTCGGTCGCGCGGCGATTGAACTGGGTTCTAGGGAGTCTCCCAAAATTGATATTGTGGTCAATAATGCCGCCGTAACGGGCTATACTCCGATCTCGAATTTGGTAGAGACGCTGTGGGAGGAGATTGTCGATACCAACCTCAATGGGCCGATGCGGGTAACGCGGGCGGCCCTGCGCTATATGCCGCACGGGGGGCGGATGATTAATATTGCCTCGGTTCTGGGCAAGCAGGGGGCGGCAGGCTATAGTGCCTATAGTGCCTCAAAACATGGTCTGCTGGGCTTAACGCGATCGCTAGCCCTTGAACTCAGTTCCCGCCAAATTACGGTCAATGCGGTCTGTCCGGGATGGGTTGAAACAGACCGCGCCGCCGATATTCTCAAACAGATTGCAGATGAGGCCCATCAATCTGCCGCCACAGTTCGACGAGGTTTGGTGAAGCGCATCCCCATCGGACGTTTTGTTCAGGCCAATGAAGTGGCCCAATTAGTGTTGTATCTCTGCCAAAAGGAAGCAGCGGCTGTCACCGGACAAGCGTTTTCTATTTGTGGCGGACAAACTTCTGCTTAA